The following proteins come from a genomic window of Sphingobium cloacae:
- a CDS encoding HAD-IC family P-type ATPase → MKPEKIAAWHALAADSVLDRLDSGLAGLSQQQADERLAQHGPNALPDLATMHPLLRFLAQFNSALIYFLLAAAFAAALLGHLVDALVIAVVVLVNAIVGFAQEGKAERALGAIHDMIAPHATVLRDGARRMVSVRDLVPGDIVMLEAGDRVPADLRLLRARGLLIDEAPLTGESVPVEKQEEPVDDNAGIADQRSMAFSGTLVASGQASGVVAATGPQTQIGRIGSLLLAVETVTTPLLRQINRFAHRFTWLVMAGSVLLFSFAVLAREFHWIDALIAVVALAVGIIPEGLPAVITITLAIGVQRMASRNAVIRRLPAVETLGATSVICSDKTGTLTRNEMMVRRVLIEKDDILIGGSGYAPEGGLTSEGAEDDADAIAAASAIIRAGLLCNDATLRRDADRWQVDGDPMEGALVALATKAGLNADHLRAEWKRLDEIPFDAAYRFMATLHAGPAGEHVIFLKGAPEEVMAIAGIDPRNWEQRIVQAAGHGERLLGFAMKRLPAGKTRIAFDDLEGGVEFLGLMGFIDPPREEAKAAIAECRSAGIAIKMITGDHLGTALAIARQLQISEDPRGVTGKELENLSDDALAARVMEIDVFARTSPEHKLRIVRALQSHGLIVAMTGDGVNDAPSLKQADVGTAMGRKGTEAAKEAAEMVLLDDNFASIVAAVREGRTVYDNIRKVIAWTLPSNGGETVAVVLAIMIGFTLPMTATQILWINLILAVTLGLVLAFEPGEPGTMERRPRPASAPLLSPFMLWRVLLVSVLLAVLALGVFFHTLGQGRDLETARTMVVNMLVVAEIFYLFNVRYLHMRSLTWRGAIGTPAVLGAIACVVLAQLLYTYAPFMQAIFESRPLTLEDGALIIVLAIALFLCLEGEKLLMRRLGWFEELN, encoded by the coding sequence GTGAAGCCGGAAAAGATCGCAGCCTGGCACGCCTTGGCGGCCGACTCGGTGCTCGACCGGCTGGATTCCGGTTTAGCCGGTCTTAGCCAGCAGCAAGCCGACGAAAGGCTCGCCCAGCATGGGCCGAATGCCCTTCCCGACTTGGCGACCATGCATCCGCTTCTGCGGTTCCTCGCCCAATTCAACAGCGCGCTGATCTATTTCCTGCTCGCCGCAGCCTTTGCGGCCGCTTTGCTCGGCCACCTCGTCGATGCCCTCGTCATCGCGGTCGTTGTCCTCGTCAATGCGATCGTCGGCTTCGCCCAGGAAGGTAAGGCAGAGCGCGCACTCGGTGCGATCCACGACATGATCGCCCCGCACGCAACCGTGCTGCGCGATGGCGCGCGGCGGATGGTCTCGGTACGCGATCTGGTGCCCGGCGATATCGTGATGCTCGAAGCCGGCGACCGCGTCCCGGCCGACCTGCGCCTGCTGCGGGCGCGAGGACTGTTGATCGACGAAGCGCCACTCACGGGCGAATCCGTGCCAGTCGAAAAGCAGGAAGAGCCTGTAGACGATAACGCCGGCATCGCCGACCAGCGCAGCATGGCCTTTTCTGGCACGTTGGTTGCCTCGGGCCAGGCGAGCGGCGTCGTCGCGGCGACCGGCCCGCAGACACAGATTGGCCGCATCGGCAGCCTGCTTTTGGCTGTCGAGACGGTTACGACGCCGCTGCTTCGCCAGATCAACCGGTTCGCACACCGCTTCACCTGGCTGGTGATGGCGGGCTCGGTTCTATTGTTTTCCTTCGCTGTGCTTGCGCGCGAGTTTCACTGGATCGATGCGCTGATCGCCGTCGTGGCTCTGGCCGTCGGCATCATCCCCGAGGGCCTGCCGGCGGTCATCACCATCACGCTGGCGATTGGGGTGCAGCGTATGGCGTCGCGCAATGCGGTCATCCGGCGACTGCCTGCCGTCGAGACGCTGGGCGCTACCTCGGTGATCTGCTCGGACAAGACCGGCACGCTCACGCGCAACGAGATGATGGTGCGGCGGGTGTTGATCGAGAAGGACGATATTCTGATTGGCGGGTCCGGCTATGCCCCGGAGGGCGGTCTGACCAGCGAAGGCGCCGAAGACGATGCCGATGCGATCGCGGCCGCCAGTGCGATCATTCGCGCTGGCCTGCTCTGCAACGACGCGACGCTGAGACGCGATGCCGACCGATGGCAGGTCGATGGCGATCCCATGGAAGGCGCCCTCGTTGCGCTGGCAACGAAGGCCGGCCTCAACGCCGATCATCTGCGAGCCGAATGGAAGCGGCTCGACGAAATCCCGTTCGACGCCGCCTACCGCTTCATGGCGACGCTCCATGCGGGGCCAGCCGGGGAGCATGTCATCTTCCTCAAGGGGGCGCCCGAGGAGGTGATGGCGATCGCCGGGATCGATCCGCGAAACTGGGAACAGCGGATCGTCCAGGCGGCCGGCCATGGCGAACGGCTGCTGGGCTTCGCGATGAAGCGGCTACCGGCTGGCAAAACGCGGATCGCCTTCGATGACCTTGAAGGCGGCGTCGAGTTCCTGGGTCTGATGGGCTTCATCGACCCGCCGCGCGAAGAGGCCAAAGCGGCGATCGCCGAATGTCGCTCGGCCGGCATCGCGATCAAGATGATCACGGGCGACCATCTCGGCACCGCTCTTGCCATCGCGCGCCAACTTCAGATCAGCGAAGACCCGCGGGGAGTGACAGGCAAGGAACTCGAAAACCTCTCCGACGACGCGCTCGCGGCGCGCGTGATGGAGATCGATGTGTTCGCGCGCACCAGTCCCGAACATAAGCTGCGGATCGTCCGCGCGCTGCAGTCGCACGGCCTGATTGTCGCCATGACCGGTGACGGTGTCAACGATGCACCCTCGTTGAAGCAGGCAGACGTCGGAACAGCGATGGGTCGCAAAGGCACCGAGGCCGCGAAAGAAGCGGCCGAGATGGTGCTGCTCGACGATAACTTCGCATCGATCGTCGCCGCGGTCCGCGAGGGGCGCACCGTCTATGATAACATCCGCAAGGTCATCGCCTGGACACTGCCGTCGAATGGCGGTGAGACCGTCGCGGTGGTGCTGGCGATCATGATCGGCTTCACCCTGCCGATGACAGCGACCCAGATCCTCTGGATCAATCTCATTCTCGCGGTCACTCTGGGTCTTGTGCTGGCGTTTGAACCGGGTGAACCGGGTACGATGGAGCGGCGCCCGCGGCCGGCCAGCGCGCCTCTGCTTTCGCCGTTCATGCTGTGGCGGGTGCTGCTTGTCTCTGTCCTGCTGGCGGTTCTCGCGCTGGGTGTCTTCTTCCATACCTTGGGACAAGGACGCGATCTGGAGACCGCGCGCACCATGGTCGTCAACATGCTCGTGGTCGCGGAGATCTTCTATCTCTTCAACGTACGCTACCTCCACATGCGTTCACTGACCTGGCGCG
- the phbB gene encoding acetoacetyl-CoA reductase has protein sequence MRTALVTGGTTGIGAAICAALQAADLRVAATYSGHEARAASFTEATGIPTFRWDVSDHAACAAGVAQVETALGPIDILINNAGITRDSSLLKMSEEAWKRVLGVDLDSCFNMAQAVVGGMRARRWGRIVSIASINGQTGQFGQTNYAAAKAGMLGFTKALALEVARDGVTVNAVAPGYTDTEMVAAVAPEIMKTIVARIPVGRLARPEEIARCVAFLVADEAGFITGSTLSVNGGQAMI, from the coding sequence ATGCGTACAGCACTTGTGACGGGCGGCACCACGGGGATCGGCGCGGCGATCTGCGCCGCGCTTCAGGCGGCCGATTTGCGCGTCGCGGCAACCTATAGCGGCCACGAAGCCCGCGCGGCCAGTTTCACGGAGGCAACCGGCATTCCCACTTTCCGCTGGGATGTGAGCGACCATGCAGCTTGCGCAGCGGGCGTCGCGCAAGTGGAAACGGCGCTCGGTCCTATCGATATCCTGATCAACAATGCTGGCATCACACGCGATTCCAGCCTGCTCAAGATGAGCGAGGAGGCGTGGAAGAGGGTGCTTGGCGTCGATCTCGACAGCTGTTTCAACATGGCGCAAGCGGTGGTCGGCGGCATGAGGGCGCGGCGATGGGGGCGCATCGTCAGCATCGCGTCGATCAATGGCCAGACTGGGCAGTTCGGACAGACCAACTATGCCGCCGCGAAGGCCGGCATGCTCGGCTTCACCAAGGCGCTGGCGCTCGAGGTGGCGCGTGACGGCGTGACGGTCAATGCAGTCGCACCGGGCTATACTGACACCGAGATGGTCGCGGCCGTGGCGCCCGAAATCATGAAGACCATCGTGGCTCGAATCCCGGTCGGCCGTCTTGCCCGGCCCGAGGAAATCGCCCGCTGCGTTGCGTTTCTCGTTGCCGATGAAGCCGGGTTCATCACCGGATCGACGCTTTCGGTCAATGGTGGCCAGGCCATGATCTGA
- a CDS encoding bifunctional aminoglycoside phosphotransferase/ATP-binding protein encodes MADHADKSASDLDGWLSRGNAFGSSGPVRRIDTHAASIFLSGDTAWKIKRPVDLGYLDFSTPEKRRTALEAELALNRRTAPSLYTAVHPITRDKAGLLAIDGDGKAIDWILEMRRFPDGALWSELADRDALDQTALQQLADSLVDFHSRAQIVWPGDGAARMRQIIAGNAEAMGNFSDILEPNAAIELTERLSALVDHNSELLDARGKAGHIRHVHGDLHLANIAMIDGVPTPFDCLEFDTELATTDVLYDLAFLLMDLWQRGLRSQANMVFNRYLDQSPEDEGAIGLMPLFMSVRASIRAHVAAVRAKRGGDAARAGKEAVHYLELAGSLIAEKRPRLIAIGGLSGTGKSTLARTLGAFFGRPPGARILRSDILRKRLAGVSSETPLPASSYSAEASAAVYVTLGGLAQRDLTAGHAVIADAVFGIPDEREAIAEVARRAGCAFAGLWLELPELQRIARVDRRISDASDANAEIVRAQSQKLTGKPANWDILISEGLLADLSRKARALLGLKPGGDD; translated from the coding sequence ATGGCTGATCATGCCGACAAAAGTGCTTCCGATCTGGACGGGTGGCTCTCCCGCGGCAACGCTTTTGGAAGCTCTGGGCCTGTCCGGCGGATCGACACACATGCTGCGAGCATCTTCCTGAGTGGCGACACCGCGTGGAAGATCAAGCGGCCGGTGGATCTGGGCTATCTCGACTTCTCTACGCCCGAAAAGCGCCGGACGGCCCTGGAAGCCGAGCTTGCGCTCAATCGCCGAACCGCGCCAAGCCTCTACACAGCCGTGCATCCGATCACGCGAGACAAGGCCGGCCTCTTGGCCATCGATGGCGACGGCAAGGCGATCGACTGGATCCTGGAGATGCGACGATTCCCGGACGGCGCGCTCTGGAGCGAACTGGCTGACCGCGACGCGCTCGATCAAACGGCGCTGCAGCAGCTGGCCGATTCCCTGGTCGACTTCCATTCCAGAGCTCAGATCGTCTGGCCCGGCGACGGCGCCGCCCGTATGCGCCAGATCATCGCCGGCAATGCCGAAGCGATGGGGAATTTTTCCGACATCCTCGAGCCCAACGCTGCTATCGAACTGACTGAGCGGCTCAGCGCCCTGGTGGATCACAACAGCGAGCTGCTCGATGCGCGCGGAAAGGCCGGCCACATCCGCCATGTCCATGGCGACCTGCACCTCGCCAACATCGCGATGATCGATGGCGTGCCGACGCCGTTCGATTGCCTCGAATTCGATACCGAACTCGCGACGACGGACGTGCTCTACGACCTTGCCTTCCTGCTGATGGATCTCTGGCAACGGGGCCTGCGCTCACAGGCCAACATGGTATTCAATCGCTATCTCGATCAATCGCCCGAGGACGAGGGCGCCATCGGCCTGATGCCGCTGTTCATGAGCGTGCGCGCATCGATCCGCGCCCATGTGGCGGCCGTGCGAGCAAAGCGCGGCGGTGACGCCGCTCGTGCCGGCAAGGAGGCCGTGCATTATCTCGAGCTTGCGGGAAGTCTGATCGCCGAGAAAAGACCGAGGTTGATCGCGATCGGCGGCTTATCCGGCACCGGCAAATCGACGCTGGCGCGAACGCTAGGCGCGTTTTTCGGGAGACCGCCCGGCGCGCGCATCTTGCGCAGCGATATCCTGCGCAAGCGCCTCGCGGGTGTTTCCTCGGAAACGCCGTTGCCCGCCTCGTCCTATAGCGCCGAGGCCAGCGCTGCCGTTTATGTTACCCTTGGCGGCCTTGCCCAGCGCGATCTGACAGCGGGCCACGCCGTTATCGCTGACGCGGTGTTCGGCATTCCGGATGAGCGCGAAGCGATAGCGGAGGTCGCGCGACGCGCAGGGTGCGCGTTCGCCGGACTTTGGCTCGAACTACCCGAACTTCAGCGCATCGCTCGCGTGGATCGCCGGATATCCGACGCATCGGATGCGAACGCCGAAATCGTGCGAGCGCAGTCGCAAAAATTAACCGGCAAACCCGCCAACTGGGATATCTTGATCAGCGAGGGTTTGCTGGCTGACCTTTCCCGAAAGGCGCGGGCGTTGCTTGGCCTGAAGCCAGGCGGCGACGACTGA
- a CDS encoding MDR/zinc-dependent alcohol dehydrogenase-like family protein encodes MAVMIAMQIGALVPAALTLVCKRGRVVCAGIPMSDIPIFAYADLWEERQILSVANLTREDGTSFFEVAARSGLRAVTETFPLEQANVALDRLRKGTLTGAAVVISPQADAASGNHG; translated from the coding sequence GTGGCGGTGATGATAGCGATGCAGATCGGTGCGCTCGTCCCCGCCGCGCTGACGCTCGTGTGCAAGCGCGGCCGGGTCGTGTGTGCGGGCATCCCTATGAGCGACATTCCGATCTTTGCCTATGCGGACCTGTGGGAAGAGCGCCAGATCCTCTCCGTCGCCAATTTGACGCGCGAGGACGGCACGTCCTTCTTCGAGGTGGCCGCCCGGTCGGGCCTGCGCGCGGTCACAGAGACTTTCCCGCTAGAACAGGCCAATGTGGCGCTCGACCGCTTGCGAAAGGGGACGCTCACCGGCGCCGCCGTCGTCATTTCACCGCAGGCCGACGCGGCGAGCGGCAACCATGGCTGA
- a CDS encoding GNAT family N-acetyltransferase, whose product MSSPSSEPSSPQAEILTTGTGLRLHVRPADAADEAALETFFENVTLEDLRFRFLSAVQHVGHDQITAMLRTDREQTVTLLAYEESAALVGVAMLAADVQGETAEVAVSVHRDRKAQGIGWSLLRHVALLARARGILRLQSIESRDNHAAIEVERDLGFTARACPGDPTLILLEADLVGDTAPET is encoded by the coding sequence ATGTCATCGCCTTCTTCTGAACCATCGAGCCCGCAAGCAGAAATCCTCACGACCGGCACCGGACTGCGCCTGCACGTTCGCCCGGCCGATGCCGCCGACGAAGCCGCGCTCGAAACCTTCTTCGAAAATGTGACGCTCGAGGATTTGCGCTTCCGCTTCCTCTCGGCGGTCCAGCATGTCGGGCACGACCAGATCACTGCGATGCTGCGGACCGATCGGGAGCAGACCGTGACGCTTCTCGCTTACGAGGAGAGTGCAGCGCTAGTCGGTGTCGCAATGCTTGCCGCCGATGTGCAGGGCGAAACCGCCGAAGTCGCGGTTTCTGTCCACCGCGACAGGAAGGCGCAAGGCATTGGCTGGAGCCTGCTGCGGCACGTAGCGCTGCTCGCGCGCGCAAGGGGCATTCTGCGCCTGCAGTCGATCGAAAGCCGCGACAATCATGCCGCGATCGAGGTCGAGCGCGATCTGGGCTTCACCGCGCGAGCCTGTCCCGGCGATCCCACGCTCATTTTATTGGAAGCCGACCTTGTTGGAGACACGGCCCCCGAGACATGA
- a CDS encoding universal stress protein — translation MTVKDILAIVDTGDADEQFLKDAREFARFHEAHLSVAILSVVPTPDYALAYAQPYFLLSDYVEAAGEKQAKVARIGERDGFEVRILSDDPGALLDKAPVQARYADLILFGPVDAYANKHLRRRLFENIALSSGRPVIVLPAQWTPRPFAHLAIGWNATREATRALGDALKLAQAGAKIDILVVDAKSSTKGHGSEPGADIARNLSRHGFDVTVHALFSEGENQSAVLTDFARQHRADLLIIGASAHSRLRELFLGGVTHDLIDGAPIPVLLGH, via the coding sequence ATGACGGTGAAAGACATATTGGCGATCGTCGACACAGGCGATGCTGACGAGCAGTTCTTGAAAGACGCGCGAGAGTTCGCTCGCTTTCACGAGGCGCATCTGAGCGTGGCAATCTTGTCGGTGGTCCCCACGCCGGACTATGCCCTCGCCTACGCGCAGCCCTATTTTCTGCTGTCGGACTATGTCGAAGCGGCTGGGGAAAAGCAGGCGAAGGTCGCCAGGATCGGCGAGCGGGACGGCTTCGAGGTTCGTATCCTGAGCGACGATCCTGGCGCCCTGCTCGACAAAGCCCCCGTGCAGGCGCGCTACGCCGATCTGATCCTTTTCGGGCCGGTGGATGCCTATGCCAACAAGCATCTGCGGCGGCGGCTTTTCGAGAACATTGCCCTTTCTTCCGGGCGACCGGTGATCGTCCTGCCCGCGCAATGGACACCACGTCCTTTCGCTCATCTTGCGATCGGATGGAATGCGACGCGTGAGGCGACCCGTGCGCTTGGCGATGCGCTGAAGCTCGCGCAGGCTGGCGCAAAGATCGACATTCTCGTCGTCGATGCCAAGTCCAGTACGAAGGGGCATGGGTCCGAGCCGGGCGCCGATATCGCCCGCAATCTCAGTCGCCACGGGTTCGACGTGACGGTTCATGCCCTGTTCTCGGAAGGCGAGAATCAGTCGGCTGTGCTGACCGATTTTGCGCGGCAGCACCGCGCGGATCTGCTGATCATCGGCGCCTCTGCCCATTCGCGGCTGCGCGAACTCTTCCTGGGCGGCGTCACTCATGATCTGATCGACGGCGCGCCTATCCCCGTCCTTCTGGGACATTGA
- a CDS encoding response regulator — protein MPHLAPSTEPERPRVLLVEDDSMVRRSIQLILQARGYDVRAFSSGVQALADPSVVEAACLVTDYRMAGMTGLDLLRGLRAVGWRRPAILITAHRSDYIAEGEDTLFDEILEKPLLDRRLCACVDRATGRA, from the coding sequence ATGCCCCACCTCGCTCCTTCAACCGAACCGGAACGACCGCGTGTCCTCCTCGTGGAGGATGACAGTATGGTTCGCCGGTCGATCCAGCTGATCCTGCAGGCCCGCGGTTATGACGTGCGCGCCTTTTCCAGTGGTGTCCAGGCGCTTGCCGATCCATCCGTGGTCGAGGCCGCTTGTCTGGTCACCGACTATCGCATGGCGGGCATGACCGGACTGGACCTGCTGCGCGGCCTTCGCGCCGTGGGATGGCGACGTCCCGCCATCCTGATCACCGCCCACCGCAGCGACTACATTGCCGAGGGCGAGGATACACTGTTTGATGAGATACTGGAAAAGCCCCTGCTCGACCGCCGCCTATGCGCATGCGTCGACCGCGCGACGGGTCGCGCTTAG
- a CDS encoding response regulator transcription factor: protein MSDRRTVHIVDDEAAIRRSAGFLLKKSGYRVEAWASGVDFLKGVRHATDGCILLDVRMPVIDGLEVQQALVDQGVTMPIVLLTGHADVGIAVRAMKAGAVDFVEKPFDMAVLLGAIETAFARLDDQERYAASAQEAALVIASLTPREREVLEGLARGLPNKTIAFDLDISARTVEVHRANLMTKLGVHSFPDALRIAFAAGLGTDREQGSSSPA from the coding sequence ATGTCGGATAGGCGTACCGTACATATCGTCGATGACGAGGCCGCGATCCGCCGCTCGGCTGGCTTCCTTCTCAAGAAGTCGGGATACCGCGTGGAAGCGTGGGCCTCAGGCGTCGATTTTCTCAAGGGGGTTCGCCACGCGACCGACGGCTGCATTCTGCTCGACGTCCGCATGCCGGTCATCGATGGCCTGGAAGTCCAGCAAGCACTCGTCGATCAAGGCGTGACTATGCCGATCGTGCTGCTCACAGGGCATGCCGACGTCGGAATTGCGGTACGCGCGATGAAGGCTGGCGCGGTGGATTTCGTGGAAAAGCCTTTTGACATGGCGGTCCTCCTCGGTGCCATCGAGACGGCCTTCGCACGTTTGGACGATCAGGAGCGTTATGCGGCATCCGCACAGGAAGCCGCGCTGGTCATCGCCAGTCTCACCCCACGCGAGCGCGAGGTGCTCGAAGGTCTCGCCCGAGGTCTGCCCAACAAGACGATTGCCTTTGATCTCGACATCTCGGCCCGAACGGTCGAGGTTCACCGTGCCAATCTGATGACGAAGCTCGGGGTCCACTCGTTCCCCGATGCCCTGCGGATCGCTTTCGCGGCGGGATTGGGCACCGACCGGGAACAGGGATCGTCATCTCCTGCGTGA
- a CDS encoding PAS domain-containing sensor histidine kinase has product MVAIVFVAIATVAALALEPLLADRPIWLLLTVAVLASAWTSGVTTAGFATAASAVTGFLLIDTPFRDMDHLVHASGFGMISVGLILLTSRLSHWREAAHVHEIDAGENSRKAHETAEELALLIDGATTLAIYMLDKQGRVAIWNKGAERIKGWKEEDILGRSAAVFYPQDDVARGKPQADLDRARAEGRFQEATWRLRKDGSEFLADVTITPLHDEDGRLRGFGKVVRDITDEKAAERAIEKREAQLNSILASVPDAMVVIDAEGIMLSFSHAAQRMFGYEEAEVLGKNVSMLMPSPDREAHDGYIARYLETGVAHIIGSTRRVIGCRKDGTLVPHELAIGEATGGGERVFTGFMRDLTDQEATAARLQDLQAELIHVSRVSAMGAMASTLAHELNQPITAVVNYVQIAHVLLEDPDPDTVAEIREALADAASEALRAGQIVRRLRAFVARGEVQKQVEDLPKLIEEACSLGLVGLSEHGIETRLLLDPDATPVLADRVQIEQVLVNLIRNAAEAMAESPTRELTIATGLEGPAMVRVTIADTGPGLDAEVAAQLFQAFLSTKTEGMGLGLSICRTIVEAHGGKIWVENPPGGGTRFHFTLMHIVSEDRDVG; this is encoded by the coding sequence ATGGTGGCGATCGTCTTCGTCGCGATCGCAACGGTGGCCGCGCTTGCGCTCGAACCCCTGCTCGCCGATCGCCCGATCTGGCTCCTGCTGACAGTGGCGGTTCTCGCATCGGCATGGACAAGCGGGGTCACGACGGCAGGTTTTGCGACGGCGGCTTCGGCTGTTACCGGCTTTCTCCTGATCGATACGCCGTTCCGCGACATGGATCATCTGGTTCACGCGTCGGGCTTCGGGATGATTTCGGTCGGGCTGATCCTGCTCACCAGCCGCCTCTCGCACTGGCGGGAGGCCGCGCACGTCCACGAAATCGACGCGGGCGAAAACTCGCGCAAAGCGCACGAGACGGCCGAAGAGCTGGCGCTCCTGATCGACGGCGCGACGACGCTCGCCATCTATATGCTCGATAAACAAGGCCGGGTGGCGATCTGGAACAAGGGCGCCGAGCGGATCAAGGGCTGGAAGGAAGAGGACATTCTGGGGCGCAGCGCTGCGGTCTTCTATCCTCAAGACGATGTCGCGCGTGGCAAACCCCAGGCCGATCTCGATCGCGCACGCGCGGAGGGCCGATTTCAGGAGGCCACCTGGCGCCTGCGCAAGGATGGATCGGAATTTCTTGCCGATGTGACCATCACCCCGCTTCATGACGAAGACGGACGGCTGCGCGGGTTCGGGAAGGTCGTTCGCGACATCACTGACGAGAAGGCGGCCGAACGCGCGATCGAGAAGCGAGAAGCGCAATTGAACTCGATCCTGGCCAGCGTTCCCGACGCCATGGTGGTCATCGATGCCGAGGGCATAATGCTCTCGTTCAGCCATGCCGCGCAGCGGATGTTCGGTTACGAGGAAGCCGAGGTGCTCGGCAAGAATGTCTCGATGCTCATGCCGTCCCCCGACCGCGAGGCGCATGATGGCTATATCGCGCGATATCTTGAAACCGGCGTGGCGCACATCATCGGCAGCACGCGGCGGGTCATCGGTTGCCGGAAGGACGGGACGCTCGTGCCCCACGAACTGGCGATCGGCGAAGCGACCGGCGGCGGGGAGCGCGTGTTCACCGGCTTCATGCGCGATCTCACCGACCAGGAGGCCACGGCGGCGCGTCTCCAGGATCTGCAGGCGGAATTGATCCATGTCTCGCGCGTGAGCGCGATGGGCGCCATGGCATCGACGCTCGCCCATGAACTCAACCAGCCGATCACCGCGGTCGTCAACTATGTGCAAATCGCTCACGTGCTTCTGGAAGATCCCGATCCGGACACAGTCGCGGAGATACGCGAAGCGCTGGCGGACGCGGCGTCGGAAGCGCTCCGTGCCGGCCAGATCGTTCGCCGGTTGCGCGCTTTCGTGGCGCGGGGCGAAGTGCAGAAGCAGGTCGAGGATCTGCCGAAGCTGATCGAGGAAGCCTGTTCGCTCGGCCTGGTGGGTCTCAGCGAACATGGCATCGAGACCCGGCTCCTGCTCGATCCGGATGCGACGCCGGTGCTGGCCGACCGTGTCCAGATCGAGCAGGTCCTCGTCAATCTCATCCGCAACGCTGCCGAAGCGATGGCGGAAAGCCCCACGCGCGAACTGACGATCGCCACGGGGCTGGAAGGGCCGGCGATGGTGCGCGTGACCATCGCCGACACCGGGCCCGGCCTTGACGCGGAAGTCGCCGCCCAGCTGTTTCAGGCGTTCCTCAGCACCAAGACGGAAGGGATGGGTCTGGGGCTGTCGATCTGCCGAACGATCGTCGAGGCACATGGCGGCAAGATCTGGGTGGAAAACCCGCCGGGAGGCGGAACGCGCTTTCATTTCACGTTGATGCATATCGTTTCGGAGGACCGTGATGTCGGATAG
- the fabI gene encoding enoyl-ACP reductase FabI, whose product MNPLVDLSGKRGLVVGIANDSSIAAGCAEAFSRCGARLAATYLNEKSRTYVEPVAKALGVEWLAPCDVRQPGELEALFERVRTEWGGLDFLLHSIAFAPRDDLHGRVVDSSAEGFALAMDVSCHSFLRMAKLAEPLMIDGGCLLCVTFYGSERVVENYNLMGPVKAALESATRYVAAELGPKGVRAHAISPGPIATRAASGIERFDELLERAAATAPAGQLVDIADVGALAAFLVSDAARRITGTIIPVDGGQHLMA is encoded by the coding sequence ATGAATCCGCTGGTGGATCTTTCCGGAAAACGCGGGCTGGTCGTCGGCATCGCCAATGACAGCAGCATTGCGGCCGGCTGCGCCGAAGCCTTTTCCCGGTGCGGCGCGCGTCTGGCGGCGACCTATCTGAACGAGAAGTCGAGAACCTATGTCGAGCCGGTCGCGAAGGCGCTCGGCGTTGAATGGCTCGCCCCCTGCGATGTCCGGCAGCCTGGTGAACTCGAAGCGTTGTTCGAACGGGTCCGGACCGAATGGGGCGGGCTCGACTTCCTGCTGCATTCGATCGCCTTCGCGCCGCGCGACGATCTGCACGGACGGGTGGTCGACTCGTCCGCCGAGGGCTTTGCGCTCGCGATGGACGTCTCATGCCATAGCTTCCTGCGCATGGCGAAGCTGGCCGAGCCGCTAATGATCGATGGCGGCTGCCTTCTATGCGTAACCTTCTACGGTTCCGAGCGCGTGGTCGAGAATTACAATCTTATGGGGCCGGTCAAGGCCGCACTGGAGAGCGCCACGCGCTACGTCGCCGCCGAGCTCGGCCCCAAGGGCGTCCGCGCGCATGCGATCTCGCCCGGGCCGATCGCAACCCGCGCCGCGAGCGGGATCGAGCGCTTCGACGAACTGCTCGAGCGCGCCGCTGCCACCGCTCCAGCCGGCCAGCTGGTCGATATTGCCGATGTGGGGGCGCTGGCAGCCTTCCTCGTCAGCGATGCGGCCCGCCGGATCACGGGCACCATCATCCCGGTAGATGGCGGACAACATTTGATGGCTTGA